In a single window of the Thermus amyloliquefaciens genome:
- a CDS encoding PKD domain-containing protein, whose protein sequence is MVRIASLLALALVLLASCNETSPNRPPQVTVFQASPLEGETPLTVRFTWQATDPEGDPLACVLEPGDGAQLVFPTCGSGTTYTYAAPGDYTARLRAQDPKRATAQPQNPVRVRVRPKKDFTLSLSPTSLSVEQGKAGTTTLTLTPQGGFSGTVSLSLVGAPSGVNLSPGSLPVSGSSPVSQILSLSVGSAVPTGTYPLKVRATGGGLTREADLTLTVTPPTDGDFSLTLEGSSLSVTQGGTVYVRLVVSGTYTGQVTLSLVDASKNPFSGVSLSPTSTSVPSAPMLELTASPTLTPGTYNLFVRGQGGSLVREVPLSLTVTTPSSSQNLRLAKAEWGQTVLKEGLRLVAGKPALLRVHLLANPSPITLSNALSGAVYLNGTFQGNLSFTCPNPIPTATEPGNLASTCTATLPASWVTAGLRVELRADPQDQVAETDEGDNLLTLSPDVGAGTVLYLTAVPVIHQGQQATVPSFSQTLWRIWPLKEVAFTTRAPYTFSGTLKANDGNTWAQLLDELHILRQSEGSQRYYYGFVKVSYTSGIAGIGYIGYPVAVGWDYPSSAPAVMAHELGHNFGREHAPCGVSGDPNYPYAGGKIGTWGYDLADGSLKDPGQRYDLMSYCSPQWISDYTYEGAQAFLERNPPKPLGLPQEGLLFTGRIQNGEVVLNPPLRLEAAPEGEPSPYRLLAEVPGRAGPLEAPVYTLMDSEGILHLQAHLPVGTYAKVGLYLGPRLLKEIPAPLAPLAEPQVSLSEAGGFLTVRSQGYPFFSLFHLAEDGTRTALGLWHRAGEVRFALTGLPAGGKWEVQVSDGLGVRILRFSR, encoded by the coding sequence ATGGTCCGGATAGCGAGCCTCCTGGCTTTAGCCCTGGTCCTCCTGGCCTCCTGCAACGAGACCTCCCCCAACCGACCCCCTCAGGTCACGGTGTTCCAGGCAAGCCCCCTCGAGGGGGAAACCCCCCTCACCGTGCGCTTCACCTGGCAGGCCACGGACCCCGAGGGCGACCCCCTTGCCTGTGTGCTGGAACCAGGGGATGGGGCCCAGCTGGTCTTCCCCACCTGCGGAAGCGGCACCACCTACACCTATGCTGCTCCTGGGGACTACACGGCGCGGCTTCGGGCGCAAGACCCAAAGAGGGCCACCGCGCAACCCCAAAACCCTGTTAGGGTCAGGGTGCGCCCCAAAAAGGACTTCACCCTTTCCCTCTCCCCCACCAGCCTGAGCGTGGAGCAGGGCAAGGCGGGCACCACCACCCTGACCCTCACTCCCCAAGGGGGATTTAGCGGCACCGTTTCCCTTTCGCTGGTGGGTGCCCCTTCTGGGGTAAACCTTTCCCCAGGAAGCCTGCCCGTGAGCGGGTCCAGCCCCGTCAGCCAAATCCTCTCCCTCAGCGTGGGAAGCGCCGTACCTACCGGCACCTACCCCCTAAAGGTCCGGGCCACAGGGGGTGGCCTCACGCGGGAAGCGGACCTCACCCTCACGGTCACCCCGCCCACGGATGGGGACTTCAGCCTGACCCTCGAGGGCTCCTCCCTCTCCGTGACCCAAGGGGGAACCGTTTATGTGCGTCTGGTGGTGAGCGGCACCTACACCGGCCAGGTGACCCTTTCCCTGGTGGACGCCAGCAAAAACCCCTTCAGCGGGGTAAGCCTGAGCCCCACCAGCACCTCGGTCCCCTCGGCCCCCATGCTGGAGCTCACCGCCTCCCCCACCCTCACCCCCGGCACCTACAACCTCTTCGTGCGGGGCCAAGGGGGAAGCCTGGTACGGGAGGTTCCCCTCAGCCTCACGGTAACCACCCCCTCCTCCTCGCAAAACCTGCGCCTGGCCAAGGCCGAGTGGGGGCAGACCGTGCTTAAGGAGGGCCTGCGCCTGGTGGCGGGCAAGCCCGCCCTCCTCCGGGTCCACCTCCTGGCAAACCCCTCCCCCATAACCCTCAGCAACGCCCTTTCCGGAGCGGTGTACCTGAACGGTACCTTCCAGGGAAACCTCTCCTTCACCTGCCCAAACCCCATCCCCACCGCCACCGAGCCGGGAAACCTGGCCAGCACCTGCACCGCCACCCTGCCGGCAAGCTGGGTCACCGCAGGGCTTCGGGTGGAGCTCCGGGCCGACCCCCAGGACCAGGTGGCGGAAACGGACGAGGGCGACAACCTCCTCACCCTTAGCCCCGACGTAGGGGCAGGCACGGTGCTTTACCTGACCGCGGTCCCCGTGATCCACCAGGGGCAACAAGCCACGGTACCCAGCTTTAGCCAAACCCTCTGGCGGATCTGGCCCTTGAAGGAGGTGGCCTTCACCACCCGGGCGCCCTACACCTTCTCCGGCACCTTGAAGGCCAACGACGGAAACACCTGGGCCCAACTTCTGGACGAGCTTCACATCCTGCGCCAAAGCGAGGGGAGCCAGCGGTACTACTACGGCTTCGTGAAGGTATCCTACACCTCGGGCATTGCGGGCATCGGCTACATCGGCTACCCCGTGGCCGTGGGCTGGGACTACCCCTCCTCTGCCCCAGCGGTGATGGCCCACGAGCTGGGGCACAACTTCGGGCGGGAGCACGCCCCCTGCGGCGTTTCGGGCGACCCCAACTATCCGTATGCGGGCGGCAAAATCGGCACCTGGGGCTACGACCTGGCAGACGGCTCCCTCAAGGACCCGGGCCAGCGTTACGACCTCATGAGCTACTGCAGCCCCCAGTGGATTTCCGACTACACCTACGAGGGGGCGCAGGCCTTCTTGGAGCGCAATCCGCCCAAGCCCCTGGGCCTTCCCCAGGAGGGGCTTCTCTTCACCGGCCGCATCCAGAACGGGGAGGTGGTCCTGAACCCGCCTTTGCGCCTCGAGGCCGCCCCCGAGGGCGAACCCTCCCCCTACCGCCTCCTGGCTGAGGTCCCAGGCCGGGCCGGTCCCCTCGAGGCGCCCGTCTACACCCTCATGGACTCCGAGGGCATCCTGCACCTCCAGGCCCACCTGCCCGTGGGCACCTACGCCAAGGTGGGGCTCTACCTGGGCCCACGCCTCCTGAAGGAGATCCCCGCCCCCCTCGCCCCCCTGGCCGAACCCCAGGTGAGCCTTTCGGAAGCGGGGGGCTTCCTCACCGTGCGCTCCCAGGGCTACCCCTTCTTCTCCCTCTTCCACCTAGCCGAGGACGGCACCCGCACCGCCTTAGGCCTCTGGCACCGGGCGGGAGAGGTGCGGTTTGCCCTCACGGGCCTCCCCGCGGGCGGGAAGTGGGAGGTCCAGGTCTCGGATGGGCTAGGGGTCCGCATCCTGCGGTTTTCCCGCTAG
- a CDS encoding cob(I)yrinic acid a,c-diamide adenosyltransferase, producing the protein MKIYTKTGDAGETGLYGAERVVKAHPRVEAYGTVDEANSAIGLARSLLPKEHLDLQDLLERIQNALFDLGADLATRMGSPYEKNIARMDAEDVEGLERAIDRYMEESPPFRGFVLPGGHPAAAALHLARTVVRRAERKVVALSREEPVNPEAIRYLNRLSDLLFVLARVVNARQGVREEEWLVKKRR; encoded by the coding sequence ATGAAGATCTACACCAAGACGGGGGATGCGGGGGAGACCGGCCTCTACGGGGCCGAGCGGGTGGTGAAGGCCCACCCCCGGGTGGAGGCCTACGGCACCGTGGACGAGGCCAACTCCGCCATCGGCTTGGCCCGGAGCCTTCTGCCCAAGGAGCACCTGGACCTCCAGGACCTCCTGGAGCGCATCCAAAACGCCCTCTTTGACCTGGGGGCTGACCTGGCCACCCGCATGGGTAGCCCCTACGAGAAGAACATCGCCCGCATGGACGCCGAGGACGTGGAGGGCTTGGAACGGGCCATTGACCGCTACATGGAGGAAAGCCCCCCTTTTAGGGGCTTCGTCCTGCCCGGGGGACACCCGGCGGCGGCGGCCTTGCACCTGGCCCGCACCGTGGTGCGCCGGGCGGAGCGGAAGGTGGTGGCCCTAAGCCGGGAAGAACCCGTGAACCCCGAGGCCATCCGCTACCTGAACCGGCTTTCCGACCTCCTCTTCGTCCTAGCCCGGGTGGTAAACGCCCGCCAAGGCGTGCGGGAGGAGGAGTGGCTGGTGAAGAAACGCCGCTAG
- a CDS encoding ATP-binding cassette domain-containing protein: MIEVARLSKAYGQRLAVADLSFRVAPGEVYALLGPNGAGKTTTLRILSTLVRPTGGSAQVAGFDVVRDPLEVRRRLGLVNGGMRVYDRLTGREVLAFFAGFYGLEGRAFQEALDWVVGLLGMEETLDRRVMEMSSGMRQKVVIARAILHRPPVLLLDEATAGLDVFARRALLDFVKAYRDLGQTIVYSTHVMSEAEEVADRVGFLHKGRLVYQGSLTEARALGNGSLERAFVRVVKEVA, from the coding sequence ATGATTGAAGTCGCTCGCCTTTCCAAGGCCTACGGCCAGCGCTTGGCGGTGGCGGACCTCTCCTTCCGGGTGGCCCCTGGGGAGGTGTACGCCCTCTTGGGCCCCAACGGGGCGGGCAAGACCACCACCTTGCGCATCCTCTCCACCCTGGTCCGCCCCACGGGGGGAAGCGCCCAGGTGGCGGGCTTTGACGTGGTGCGGGATCCCCTGGAGGTGCGCCGCCGCCTGGGCCTGGTGAACGGGGGGATGCGGGTCTACGACCGCCTCACGGGGCGGGAGGTCTTGGCCTTCTTCGCGGGCTTCTACGGCCTGGAAGGGCGGGCCTTCCAGGAGGCCTTGGACTGGGTGGTGGGGCTTTTGGGGATGGAGGAAACCCTAGACCGACGGGTCATGGAGATGTCCAGCGGCATGCGCCAGAAGGTGGTCATCGCCCGGGCCATCCTCCACCGCCCGCCGGTTCTCCTCCTGGACGAGGCCACCGCGGGGCTGGACGTCTTTGCCCGGCGGGCGCTTTTGGACTTCGTGAAGGCCTACCGGGACCTGGGCCAGACCATCGTCTACTCCACCCACGTGATGAGCGAGGCGGAGGAGGTGGCGGACCGGGTGGGTTTTCTGCACAAGGGAAGGCTGGTGTACCAAGGAAGCCTGACCGAAGCCCGGGCCCTGGGCAACGGAAGCCTGGAGCGGGCCTTTGTGCGGGTGGTAAAGGAGGTGGCATGA